One Penaeus monodon isolate SGIC_2016 chromosome 34, NSTDA_Pmon_1, whole genome shotgun sequence DNA segment encodes these proteins:
- the LOC119594691 gene encoding enteropeptidase-like: MRAKEEVEILTVAEDGSTRAFQVDAISLHPEFDFFNASFNVALLHLAEDLEGVGEGVSDLCLPEDASSTFEGQVGSVAGYALDDKGNRIDPETPIETQMSILPPSCEGKLIDCWEITSHMLCAVMDGGDACLDNAGGPLTVRDGERHVLVGISSFGRDCKDPRTPKVYVRVSEFLSWISEQVGDTSLCKRDR; encoded by the coding sequence ATGCGCgccaaggaggaggtggagatccTCACCGTCGCCGAGGACGGCAGCACCAGGGCCTTCCAGGTGGACGCGATCTCCCTGCACCCGGAGTTCGACTTCTTCAACGCCAGCTTCAACGTCGCCCTCCTCCACCTCGCGGAGGACCTCGAGGGAGTCGGCGAAGGCGTCTCGGACTTGTGCCTGCCGGAGGACGCCAGTTCGACGTTCGAGGGGCAGGTGGGCAGCGTGGCGGGATACGCCCTCGATGACAAGGGCAATCGCATCGACCCTGAGACGCCGATAGAAACCCAGATGTCGATCCTGCCGCCCAGCTGCGAGGGGAAGCTCATCGACTGCTGGGAAATCACGTCCCACATGCTCTGCGCGGTCATGGACGGCGGCGACGCGTGCCTCGACAACGCAGGAGGACCTCTGACGGTGAGGGACGGCGAGCGACACGTCCTGGTGGGGATCTCGTCCTTCGGGAGGGACTGCAAGGACCCGAGGACGCCCAAGGTGTACGTCCGCGTGTCTGAGTTTCTCTCGTGGATTAGCGAGCAAGTTGGTGACACTTCGCTTTGCAAAAGGGATCGGTAA